A region of Granulicella sibirica DNA encodes the following proteins:
- a CDS encoding CHAT domain-containing protein — MSGRLAQADEQTRLTEGFVLQSSPEWIERFRLQRAKILLYQGRTEEARRLLEEPSSPQSRPAAVSRATLLSVAYTRAGNLDLARKSLAEAERGTADESERAGVYIADGVIDVEHGELDAAGRSFTLALTSAERANDPLQQAYALLNLGVVSLRKEHYEDALGLFQEGSDKAKGIGAGLVIEKAMGSEGWTYFKMGDYSRALANSQDAEREAKALGSPIDQVEWLNDMGLAQFKLGHLTQARTSYEQSYQLAKSIGNHEEIVDAQVALGYLDLESGDTKSSLAQARDAIAVANARSNEKGMFQPLLLEARALAQSGDLDEARAKLVSLDQRTQSKPSIQWEVESTAAQLFGQSGDRIAADQWFERAIATFDRQRSSFHKVESLLPFSENGSDVYVGYMEQLIREGRTDDALAVIDRSRAETLADGLGLSHDPHGSSSRTPSPTALAARLNGTILVYCLRPGNSYLWAFTPTQSAFYRLPDRDTVLSLVARHNTAILSTKDVLDDPASTGQTLYNLLISPAQKLVAPQGRLFVIADQGLHRLNFETLLTPGAKPHFFIEDAVITNAPSLSVLAARAPHPKPQSRNLLLIGDPVYSGGGRAELLNASSEVASIANQFPTAHRAVLTGPQATPGAYAASDPARFSYIHFVAHGIASERNPLDSAVILSPPADHPEAYKLYASSILDSHIHADLVTISTCYGSGSRAYAGEGLVGLAWAFLRAGSHNVIGSLWEISDASTPELMAHMYTRLGEGDAPDAALRSAKLTMLHSEGVFRKPIYWAPFQLYAGA, encoded by the coding sequence GTGTCGGGCCGTCTGGCCCAGGCAGATGAGCAGACACGCCTGACCGAAGGCTTCGTCTTACAAAGTTCCCCCGAGTGGATCGAGCGATTCCGCCTGCAACGGGCAAAGATTCTGCTGTACCAGGGGCGGACCGAAGAGGCACGGCGTCTGCTGGAGGAGCCTTCTTCGCCCCAATCCCGGCCGGCAGCCGTCTCACGCGCCACGCTTCTCTCCGTCGCCTACACCCGGGCCGGAAACCTCGACCTCGCCAGGAAGTCTCTTGCGGAAGCAGAGCGCGGAACAGCCGACGAGAGTGAGCGCGCGGGAGTTTATATCGCGGATGGCGTCATCGACGTCGAGCATGGGGAACTCGATGCGGCCGGGCGATCCTTCACGCTCGCGCTCACGAGCGCGGAAAGAGCCAACGACCCGCTGCAGCAGGCCTATGCCCTGTTGAACCTCGGTGTCGTCTCCCTTCGCAAGGAGCACTACGAAGACGCCCTGGGGCTCTTTCAGGAAGGATCCGACAAGGCAAAAGGTATCGGCGCCGGCCTCGTGATCGAGAAGGCCATGGGCAGCGAAGGCTGGACCTACTTCAAGATGGGTGACTACAGCCGCGCCCTCGCCAACTCCCAGGATGCCGAGCGCGAAGCGAAGGCCCTCGGATCCCCCATCGACCAGGTCGAATGGCTAAACGACATGGGCCTCGCCCAGTTCAAGCTCGGTCATCTCACCCAGGCACGCACCTCCTACGAGCAGTCCTACCAACTGGCAAAATCGATCGGAAACCACGAAGAGATCGTCGATGCCCAGGTGGCCCTCGGCTACCTCGACCTCGAGTCCGGGGACACCAAATCGTCCCTCGCCCAGGCCCGGGACGCCATCGCCGTCGCCAACGCCCGCAGCAACGAAAAGGGCATGTTCCAGCCCCTTCTTCTCGAAGCCCGAGCCCTCGCCCAATCCGGCGACCTTGACGAAGCCCGCGCGAAGCTCGTCTCCCTCGACCAGCGCACCCAGTCCAAGCCCTCCATCCAGTGGGAGGTGGAAAGCACCGCCGCGCAGCTCTTCGGTCAGTCCGGCGATCGCATCGCCGCAGACCAGTGGTTCGAACGCGCCATCGCAACCTTCGACCGCCAGCGCTCCTCGTTCCACAAAGTCGAATCCCTGCTGCCGTTCTCTGAAAACGGAAGCGACGTCTACGTTGGCTACATGGAGCAACTCATCCGCGAAGGCCGCACCGACGATGCCCTCGCCGTCATCGACCGCAGCCGCGCAGAGACCCTTGCCGACGGCCTCGGCCTTTCCCACGACCCCCACGGATCCTCAAGCCGCACTCCAAGCCCCACCGCTCTCGCCGCCCGCCTCAACGGCACCATCCTCGTCTACTGCCTCCGCCCCGGCAACTCCTACCTCTGGGCCTTCACCCCCACTCAATCCGCCTTCTACCGCCTACCCGACCGTGATACGGTCCTCTCCCTCGTCGCGCGGCACAACACCGCCATCCTCAGTACCAAAGACGTCCTCGACGACCCCGCCTCCACCGGCCAAACCCTCTACAACCTCCTCATCTCCCCCGCTCAGAAGCTCGTTGCTCCCCAGGGCAGACTCTTTGTCATCGCCGACCAGGGCCTCCACCGCTTGAACTTCGAAACCCTCCTCACCCCCGGCGCGAAGCCCCACTTCTTCATCGAAGACGCGGTCATCACCAACGCTCCGTCGCTCAGCGTCCTCGCTGCCCGCGCTCCCCACCCGAAGCCGCAATCCCGCAACCTTCTGCTCATCGGCGACCCCGTTTACTCCGGCGGCGGTCGAGCCGAGCTCCTCAACGCCTCAAGCGAAGTCGCCAGCATCGCCAACCAGTTCCCCACAGCCCACCGCGCCGTCCTCACCGGCCCCCAGGCCACCCCCGGCGCCTACGCCGCCAGCGATCCCGCCCGCTTCTCCTACATCCACTTTGTCGCCCATGGCATCGCCAGCGAGCGCAACCCGCTCGACTCCGCCGTCATCCTTTCCCCACCGGCCGATCATCCCGAGGCTTACAAGCTCTACGCCAGCAGCATCCTCGACAGCCACATCCATGCCGACCTCGTCACCATCTCCACCTGCTACGGCTCCGGCTCACGTGCCTACGCCGGAGAAGGCCTTGTCGGCCTGGCCTGGGCCTTTCTCCGCGCTGGATCCCACAACGTCATCGGCTCCCTCTGGGAGATCAGCGACGCCTCGACCCCGGAGCTCATGGCTCACATGTACACCCGCCTCGGCGAGGGCGACGCACCCGACGCCGCCCTGCGCTCCGCCAAGCTCACCATGCTCCACTCCGAAGGCGTCTTCCGCAAGCCCATCTACTGGGCACCGTTCCAGCTCTACGCCGGAGCCTGA